Proteins co-encoded in one Arachis stenosperma cultivar V10309 chromosome 7, arast.V10309.gnm1.PFL2, whole genome shotgun sequence genomic window:
- the LOC130941781 gene encoding protein transport protein Sec61 subunit gamma-like, translating to MDAIDSVFEPLRGFSKDSVRLVKRCHKPDRKEYFKVAVSTAIGITVMGFVGFFVKLIFIPVNNIIVGSG from the exons ATGGACGCCATTGATTCAGTGTTCGAACCTCTCAGAGGGTTTTCCAAGGACAGCGTAAGGCTTGTCAAGCGTTGCCATAAACCGGATCGCAAAG AATATTTCAAGGTTGCTGTTAGTACTGCAATCGGAATTACGGTTATGGGATTCGTTGGCTTCTTCGTCAAGCTCATCTTCATTCCCGTTAACAACATCATCGTCGGATCTGGTTAG
- the LOC130940865 gene encoding indole-3-glycerol phosphate synthase, chloroplastic-like, with protein sequence MEGLTSLKVPFQAFSSSSRPRSWITSTQVNVSRRNPFFTFSVRAQVESTEGSATIAATSAESVVEALKVKEWEVGMFQDEVAASQGIRIRRRPPTGPPLHYVGPFEFRLQNEGNTPRNILEEIVWNKDVEVSQLKERKPLISLKKDLENAPPVRDFIGALRAAHERTRLPGLIAEVKKASPSRGVLRENFDPVEIAQAYERGGAACLSVLTDQKYFKGSFENLELIRKAGVKCPLLCKEFIIDAWQLYYARIKGADAVLLIAAVLPDLDIKYMIKICKILGLAALVEVHDEKEFDRVLGIEGIELIGINNRNLETFEVDIANTKKLLEGERGKIVRERNIIMVGESGLFTPNDIAYVQEAGVKAVLVGESIVKQNDPRKGITNLFGKDISLS encoded by the exons ATGGAAGGTTTGACCTCCCTCAAGGTACCCTTTCAGGCCTTTTCATCATCTTCCAGACCTAGAAGTTGGATTACCTCAACCCAAGTGAATGTTTCTAGAAGAAACCCGTTTTTCACTTTCTCTGTCCGTGCTCag GTGGAGTCTACTGAGGGTTCAGCTACAATTGCTGCAACCTCTGCTGAATCTGTGGTAGAGGCACTGAAAGTGAAGGAGTGGGAAGTGGGAATGTTCCAAGATGAAGTTGCTGCTAGCCAGGGTATCAGGATAAGGAGGAGACCACCAACAGGACCCCCTTTGCATTACGTAGGACCCTTTGAGTTCCGATTGCAGAATGAGGGCAATACGCCCCGTAACATTTTGGAAGAGATTGTGTGGAACAAGGATGTAGAAGTTTCACAG CTTAAAGAAAGAAAACCCCTCATTTCTCTGAAGAAGGACCTTGAAAATGCTCCTCCTGTGCGGGATTTTATTGGTGCTTTGAGGGCGGCACATGAGCGAACTAGACTTCCGGGATTGATAGCTGAAGTGAAGAAGGCTTCACCAAGTAGAGGTGTCTTGAGAGAGAACTTTGATCCA GTTGAAATTGCTCAAGCTTACGAGAGAGGTGGAGCGGCATGTCTAAGTGTTCTGACAGATCAAAAGTATTTTAAG GGAAGCTTTGAAAACCTTGAGCTAATAAGAAAGGCTGGAGTAAAG TGTCCTTTGTTGTGCAAAGAGTTCATCATAGATGCATGGCAACTCTATTATGCTCGAATTAAAGGTGCAGATGCAGTGCTTCTAAttgctgctgttttgcctgatctTGACATAAAATACATGATTAAGATATGCAAAATACTTGGACTGGCAGCACTTGTTGAG GTGCATGACGAGAAGGAATTCGATCGTGTTCTCGGCATAGAGGGGATTGAGCTTATTGGCATCAACAATCGGAATCTTG AAACATTCGAGGTGGATATTGCCAATACGAAGAAACTTCTTGAAGGAGAGCGAGGCAAGATAGTCCGTGAGAGAAACATAATT ATGGTAGGAGAATCTGGTCTTTTCACACCAAATGATATTGCATATGTGCAAGAAGCAGGTGTTAAAGCT GTATTGGTTGGAGAGTCTATTGTGAAACAAAATGATCCTAGGAAGGGAATCACCAACCTCTTTGGCAAAGATATATCTCTCAGTTGA
- the LOC130940863 gene encoding uroporphyrinogen decarboxylase isoform X2 → MSSINTTFTSTILTPNIPSSTPRRTTSSSSNFSFKSRHPITCSIGVAEAKATAAAEPLLLNAVRGEDVERPPVWLMRQAGRYMKSYQIICEKYPSFRERSENVDLVVEISLQPWNVFKPDGVILFSDILTPLSGMNIPFDIVKGKGPIIFDPIRSAAQVDQVREFVPEDSVPYVGEALTILRKEVDNKAAVLGFVGAPFTLASYVVEGGSSKHFSKIKRLAFSEPKVLHSLLQKFTSSMARYVQYQADNGAQAVQIFDSWATELSPVDFEEFSLPYLKQIVDTVKKTHPELPIILYASGSGGLLERLALTGVDVVSLDWTVDMAEGRKRLGPNMAVQGNVDPGVLFGSKEFITERINDTVRKAGRGKHILNLGHGIVVGTPEENVAHFFEVAKGIRY, encoded by the exons ATGTCCAGCATCAACACCACTTTCACCTCCACCATACTCACTCCCAATATTCCTTCCTCCACCCCCAGAAGAACTACTTCTTCAAGTTCCAATTTTTCCTTCAAATCTAGACACCCAATTACTTGCTCCATTGGAG TTGCTGAAGCGAAGGCCACAGCTGCTGCCGAACCACTTTTGCTTAATGCAGTTCGTGGAGAAGATGTTGAGAGGCCCCCGGTTTGGCTCATGAGGCAAGCAGGGAGGTACATGAAG AGTTACCAAATCATCTGTGAGAAATATCCCTCATTTCGCGAAAGATCTGAAAATGTTGATCTTGTAGTGGAAATTTCATTGCAACCATGGAATGTTTTCAAGCCTGATGGG GTGATTTTATTCTCAGACATTCTTACCCCACTTTCCGGAATGAACATACCCTTTGATATTGTGAAGGGTAAGGGTCCTATCATATTTGATCCGATTCGCTCAGCCGCACAGGTGGATCAAGTGAGAGAGTTTGTTCCTGAAGATTCAGTTCCTTATGTTGGTGAAGCACTTACAATTTTGAGGAAAGAG GTGGATAATAAAGCAGCGGTTCTTGGTTTTGTTGGGGCTCCGTTCACCCTGGCATCATATGTGGTTGAAGGAGGCTCATCGAAGCACTTCTCAAAAATAAAGAGATTAGCTTTCTCCGAACCCAAG GTCCTCCATTCATTACTACAGAAATTCACATCATCAATGGCAAGATATGTACAATACCAAGCTGACAACGGTGCTCAAGCGGTTCAAATCTTTGACTCATGGGCCACAGAATTGAGTCCAGTCGATTTCGAAGAATTCAGCTTACCATACTTAAAGCAGATCGTAGACACTGTGAAGAAAACTCATCCAGAACTACCTATAATCCTCTATGCGAGCGGTTCAGGGGGTTTGCTTGAGAGGCTAGCATTGACAGGTGTCGACGTAGTTAGTTTGGATTGGACAGTGGACATGGCCGAGGGACGAAAAAGGTTGGGTCCAAACATGGCAGTGCAGGGGAATGTGGATCCTGGTGTTCTTTTTGGTTCAAAAGAGTTCATCACTGAGAGAATAAATGATACTGTGAGAAAAGCAGGTAGAGGGAAGCATATCTTGAATCTTGGTCATGGAATTGTTGTAGGAACTCCTGAGGAGAATGTAGCACATTTTTTTGAGGTTGCCAAGGGAATCAGATACTAG
- the LOC130940863 gene encoding uroporphyrinogen decarboxylase isoform X1 — protein sequence MSSINTTFTSTILTPNIPSSTPRRTTSSSSNFSFKSRHPITCSIGGAVAEAKATAAAEPLLLNAVRGEDVERPPVWLMRQAGRYMKSYQIICEKYPSFRERSENVDLVVEISLQPWNVFKPDGVILFSDILTPLSGMNIPFDIVKGKGPIIFDPIRSAAQVDQVREFVPEDSVPYVGEALTILRKEVDNKAAVLGFVGAPFTLASYVVEGGSSKHFSKIKRLAFSEPKVLHSLLQKFTSSMARYVQYQADNGAQAVQIFDSWATELSPVDFEEFSLPYLKQIVDTVKKTHPELPIILYASGSGGLLERLALTGVDVVSLDWTVDMAEGRKRLGPNMAVQGNVDPGVLFGSKEFITERINDTVRKAGRGKHILNLGHGIVVGTPEENVAHFFEVAKGIRY from the exons ATGTCCAGCATCAACACCACTTTCACCTCCACCATACTCACTCCCAATATTCCTTCCTCCACCCCCAGAAGAACTACTTCTTCAAGTTCCAATTTTTCCTTCAAATCTAGACACCCAATTACTTGCTCCATTGGAG GAGCAGTTGCTGAAGCGAAGGCCACAGCTGCTGCCGAACCACTTTTGCTTAATGCAGTTCGTGGAGAAGATGTTGAGAGGCCCCCGGTTTGGCTCATGAGGCAAGCAGGGAGGTACATGAAG AGTTACCAAATCATCTGTGAGAAATATCCCTCATTTCGCGAAAGATCTGAAAATGTTGATCTTGTAGTGGAAATTTCATTGCAACCATGGAATGTTTTCAAGCCTGATGGG GTGATTTTATTCTCAGACATTCTTACCCCACTTTCCGGAATGAACATACCCTTTGATATTGTGAAGGGTAAGGGTCCTATCATATTTGATCCGATTCGCTCAGCCGCACAGGTGGATCAAGTGAGAGAGTTTGTTCCTGAAGATTCAGTTCCTTATGTTGGTGAAGCACTTACAATTTTGAGGAAAGAG GTGGATAATAAAGCAGCGGTTCTTGGTTTTGTTGGGGCTCCGTTCACCCTGGCATCATATGTGGTTGAAGGAGGCTCATCGAAGCACTTCTCAAAAATAAAGAGATTAGCTTTCTCCGAACCCAAG GTCCTCCATTCATTACTACAGAAATTCACATCATCAATGGCAAGATATGTACAATACCAAGCTGACAACGGTGCTCAAGCGGTTCAAATCTTTGACTCATGGGCCACAGAATTGAGTCCAGTCGATTTCGAAGAATTCAGCTTACCATACTTAAAGCAGATCGTAGACACTGTGAAGAAAACTCATCCAGAACTACCTATAATCCTCTATGCGAGCGGTTCAGGGGGTTTGCTTGAGAGGCTAGCATTGACAGGTGTCGACGTAGTTAGTTTGGATTGGACAGTGGACATGGCCGAGGGACGAAAAAGGTTGGGTCCAAACATGGCAGTGCAGGGGAATGTGGATCCTGGTGTTCTTTTTGGTTCAAAAGAGTTCATCACTGAGAGAATAAATGATACTGTGAGAAAAGCAGGTAGAGGGAAGCATATCTTGAATCTTGGTCATGGAATTGTTGTAGGAACTCCTGAGGAGAATGTAGCACATTTTTTTGAGGTTGCCAAGGGAATCAGATACTAG
- the LOC130939361 gene encoding high mobility group B protein 3, which yields MAARPRARKRVFPLLRAPDGSAFQKCGTCGVSVAIALADIHDCEHKMEPKRFRGMVETKSLPESKPRFFDQPRSAFPFFAREQFAENHQLNNLLMVERMGFEKWKSMNDSEKFPYVFHARVVDGYYKDTLRKEAEEIIKVDDEAESALVENLENNDGDKAKGKVTFIDSD from the exons ATGGCAGCAAGACCAAGAGCAAGGAAAAGGGTATTTCCCCTTCTACGAGCTCCAGATGGAAGCGCCTTTCAGAAATG TGGTACGTGTGGGGTTTCTGTGGCGATTGCATTGGCTGATATTCATGATTGTGAGCACAAGATGGAGCCTAAGAGGTTTAGAGGAATGGTTGAAACTAAATCACTTCCCGAATCCAAGCCACGTTTTTTTGATCAGCCTCGTTCTGCTTTCC CTTTCTTTGCCAGGGAACAATTTGCAGAGAATCATCAACTAAACAATTTGCTTATGGTTGAAAGGATGGGGTTTGAGAAGTGGAAAAGCATGAATGACTCG GAGAAATTTCCATATGTATTTCATGCTAGAGTAGTGGACGGTTACTACAAAGATACTTTGAGGAAGGAGGCTGAAGAGATCATAAAG GTGGATGATGAGGCTGAATCAGCATTGGTTGAGAATCTTGAGAACAACGATGGCGATAAG GCCAAAGGAAAAGTCACATTTATAGACTCTGATTAG
- the LOC130940721 gene encoding uncharacterized protein LOC130940721, whose protein sequence is MKAPIEMVVLDEEGDTIQCTVKDIFVPIFEGLLAEGNVYVVTNFGVALNTIKFQPTRHEFRIHFKRDTIVRPVQDSSVPLNGFNFVPFKTIQSESKEDGYLVDVIGQLTSKGVMGVSNTNYNSKLFINVEFPAARNFFTRVNKLDPVDGQGIMPLVCDQPVSDEEDFLRLSIYKTIAEIKEHNQDAVFVTAGTIKEVETEFGWWYKGCKKCRRGLREHEKRYFCPNCIRDYGFYEPREIMGYSSHHPFLVDVAGVMAGVESERKYVNDGKLINMMVIHIENDGLKLNIVVLGEMVDQIKNFLASGDQQLPIVIFQFARVKNTGGTNIVQNIMYGTRLLINPDIPEALMLRKREISQYLSVVSGKPAYLDEDEVLYSTGRKTIKELRAVADVGFYVVRATVLDVEPVPSWWYKSCVCSVKAEANTDEYFCDGCNRDVNNVVDRYKLNLLVFDGTGTTNFVVFDKEVAALFGRTCTEMVKELNEKGKASKDPTGFNEFFFDKEFLFKVELETTGWCDSYDVSVIRSDSTNLPRWRDTQGPVKSGVPLADPINPVHPRGEDGCSVCDESPDPIVENLPVTKRPVVRRLLDEFNMSGAPSIKK, encoded by the exons ATGAAGGCACCTATTGAGATGGTTGTCCTTGATGAAGAG GGAGATACAATTCAATGCACTGTAAAAGACATATTTGTTCCTATCTTCGAGGGCTTACTCGCTGAGGGCAACGTGTACGTGGTCACTAATTTTGGAGTTGCTTTGAATACCATCAAGTTCCAGCCTACTAGACACGAATTTAGGATCCATTTCAAGAGGGACACGATTGTGCGTCCGGTACAGGATTCTTCAGTTCCATTGAACGGATTCAATTTTGTTCCGTTCAAAACAATTCAATCAGAGTCTAAAGAAGATGGTTATTTAGTTG ATGTGATAGGTCAGCTTACTTCTAAGG GGGTCATGGGTGTATCCAACACAAACTACAATTCGAAACTGTTTATCAATGTTGAGTTTCCAGCTGCCAGGAATTTCTTTACGAG GGTGAACAAATTGGATCCTGTTGACGGACAAGGCATAATGCCGCTGGTCTGTGATCAACCTGTTTCAGATGAGGAAGATTTTTTGCGTCTATCAATCTACAAAACAATTGCAGAGATAAAGGAGCATAATCAG GATGCTGTATTTGTTACAGCCGGGACGATTAAAGAAGTTGAGACTGAATTTGGTTGGTGGTACAAAGGATGTAAGAAGTGTCGTCGTGGCTTGAGGGAACATGAGAAAAGATATTTCTGTCCCAATTGCATTAGAGACTACGGGTTCTATGAGCCAAG GGAAATTATGGGATACTCTTCTCATCATCCTTTTTTGGTTG ACGTTGCTGGAGTTATGGCCGGCGTAGAGAGTGAGAGGAAATATGTGAACGATGGCAAACTTATTAACATGATGGTCATTCATATTGAGAATGACGG TTTAAAGCTTAATATTGTTGTTCTTGGAGAGATGGTGGACCAGATCAAGAATTTTCTGGCATCGGGTGATCAACAACTGCCAATAGTTATTTTTCAATTTGCAAGAGTAAAAAATACTGGAG GTACCAATATTGTGCAGAATATTATGTATGGTACTAGACTCTTGATAAATCCAGATATTCCTGAGGCTTTGATGCTTCGAAAAAG AGAGATCTCGCAGTACCTGTCTGTGGTTTCTGGAAAACCAGCATATCTTGATGAAGATGAAGTTTTATATTCCACTGGGAGGAAGACAATAAAGGAGTTACGTGCTGTTGCGGAT GTTGGATTCTATGTTGTTCGGGCCACTGTTCTTGATGTTGAACCCGTTCCAAGTTGGTGGTATAAATCATGTGTTTGCAGCGTGAAGGCAGAAGCTAATACGGATGAATACTTCTGCGATGGCTGTAATAGGGACGTGAATAATGTGGTTGACAG gtaTAAGTTGAATTTGTTGGTTTTTGATGGTACTGGTACAACGAACTTTGTTGTGTTCGATAAGGAGGTCGCAGCACTATTCGGACGAACCTGTACTGAGATGGTGAAAGAGTTGAAT GAAAAAGGGAAAGCAAGCAAAGATCCTACTGGTTTTAATGAGTTTTTCTTTGATAAGGAGTTTCTATTCAAGGTAGAATTAGAAACTACTGGATGGTGCGATTCTTATGATGTATCGGTAATACGTTCTGATTCTACCAATTTACCGAGGTGGAGGGACACTCAAGGCCCGGTAAAATCTGGTGTACCCCTTGCTGATCCTATTAACCCTGTGCAT cCTCGAGGTGAAGATGGATGTTCTGTTTGTGATGAGTCACCTGATCCAATCGTAGAAAATTTGCCTGTTACTAAAAGACCTGTTGTGAGG CGTCTGTTGGATGAGTTCAACATGTCTGGTGCTCCTTCCATTAAAAAGTAG